In Helicobacter bilis, a genomic segment contains:
- a CDS encoding PEP-utilizing enzyme translates to MQKLEFQSKAKNLYMLQNRLKNAEILPLLILTKEAVKTHLEEALNLIESFCKSEGIQRLIIRSSSLSEDSKHTSNAGAFLSIADIVAHDKKAIIEALQKVADSMPNSNDEILIQPYLQHISLCGVGFSVDKDNFSPYYCIECDSSGSSSSITDGSSKEKISYFQYRDMPDFTQDGMSLDTNTWGLESKSCHVECSETSNIKSHQSLNDKIDSNKDISPFSKTQYDKNLDSINFAPLHPAPTQAAGNIESTPTEHINKTANSSSCSMALEALAELEGGSYLSDNDYPSNSANRSNCIDKGEFLRNLDSTKCTKGGSAEVSLGNFAGCVDIATRSYLDDNDAVAISNSCKSGKETTQSNKNLESNNKRFKQIISLMQELESLLQYNFIDIEFAFAKPFSQDIKETSNRLDLKQDSIKQKDSTQECTKDSKNKLNDNETLYLLQVRPLVKSNINLFNALPQDALTRLQKRLTSFLKKTPNVLGDRAIFGVMPDWNPAEIIGLRPKRLALSLYKEIVTDNIWAYQRDNYGYKALHSHPLMHSFLGIPYIDVRASFNSFIPKDLDSRIASKLANYYLQRLDSNPQFHDKVEFEIVFSCYDFNTPNSLTTLLNHGFNSNEIKRLEFALLELTNQIINTKNGYYTKDLEKVAKLQDSFTKIKNSDYSLIDKIYWSLQECKRLGTLPFAGIARAGFVAVLMLNSLVSIGFLSEDEKNAFLHTLNTISKQLAESSMNLNAENKAAFLEKFGHLRAGSYDILSPRYDEDFERYFNLDKLHEIAQHTPFSLSTDRLEKLDRILKEHGLKIDSTEFFHFLKIAIEGREYAKFEFSKLLSYTLVLIGELGEHYGISKEDMAHLDIHDILSLYASLYSKSPKQKLLDSISRHKEEYNLTLAIKLPPLITTKEQIFAFQTQQVMPNFITQKSITALKALHTDSNLEGKIVLIYAADPGFDYLFTKNIAGFITCYGGANSHMAIRASEQNMPAVIGVGEEQYQKYCKAERIMIDCQSEQIICL, encoded by the coding sequence ATGCAAAAATTAGAGTTTCAAAGTAAGGCAAAGAATCTTTATATGCTACAAAACAGGCTAAAGAATGCAGAGATTTTACCGCTTTTAATACTCACAAAAGAGGCAGTAAAGACGCATTTAGAAGAAGCCCTAAATCTGATAGAATCTTTTTGCAAGAGTGAGGGCATACAAAGACTTATTATCCGCAGTTCTTCACTAAGCGAAGATTCTAAACATACTTCAAATGCTGGAGCATTCCTTAGTATCGCAGATATTGTGGCACATGATAAGAAAGCTATTATTGAAGCATTACAAAAAGTAGCAGATTCTATGCCAAATAGTAACGATGAGATTCTAATCCAGCCATATTTGCAACACATTAGCCTATGTGGCGTTGGCTTTAGTGTAGATAAAGACAATTTTAGTCCATACTATTGTATAGAATGTGATAGTAGCGGCTCAAGCAGCAGTATTACTGATGGAAGCAGTAAGGAGAAAATAAGCTATTTTCAGTATAGAGATATGCCTGATTTTACCCAAGATGGCATGTCTTTAGATACAAATACTTGGGGTTTAGAATCTAAATCTTGTCATGTTGAGTGCAGCGAAACATCTAATATAAAATCTCATCAAAGCTTAAATGATAAAATAGATTCAAATAAGGATATTTCGCCTTTTTCAAAGACTCAATATGACAAGAATCTGGATTCTATAAATTTTGCACCCTTGCACCCTGCACCCACCCAAGCGGCTGGGAATATAGAATCTACACCAACAGAGCACATAAACAAAACCGCAAATTCTAGCAGTTGCTCTATGGCTTTGGAGGCTTTGGCTGAATTAGAGGGTGGGAGTTATCTAAGCGATAATGACTATCCCTCTAATTCAGCTAATCGTTCAAATTGTATAGACAAGGGCGAATTTTTACGGAATCTAGATTCTACAAAATGCACAAAAGGTGGTTCTGCGGAAGTATCTTTAGGCAATTTTGCAGGTTGTGTAGATATTGCAACAAGGAGTTATCTAGACGATAATGACGCAGTTGCAATATCAAACTCCTGCAAAAGTGGCAAAGAGACAACGCAGTCAAACAAGAATCTAGAATCTAACAACAAAAGATTCAAGCAAATCATCTCTCTTATGCAAGAGTTAGAATCTCTCTTGCAATATAACTTCATTGACATTGAGTTTGCTTTTGCAAAGCCTTTTTCACAAGATATAAAAGAGACTTCTAATCGACTTGATTTAAAGCAAGACAGCATAAAACAAAAAGATTCTACGCAAGAATGCACCAAAGATTCTAAAAATAAATTAAATGATAATGAAACACTCTATCTTTTGCAAGTGCGACCTTTAGTAAAATCAAATATCAATCTCTTTAACGCATTACCACAAGATGCCCTAACAAGACTTCAAAAAAGGCTTACAAGTTTCCTTAAAAAGACACCAAATGTGTTGGGTGATAGGGCTATTTTTGGCGTTATGCCTGATTGGAATCCAGCAGAAATCATTGGATTGCGTCCTAAGCGATTAGCCCTTAGCCTTTATAAAGAGATTGTAACAGATAATATTTGGGCGTATCAAAGAGATAATTATGGCTATAAAGCCTTGCATTCACACCCACTTATGCACTCTTTTTTGGGTATCCCCTATATTGATGTAAGGGCGTCTTTTAACTCATTTATACCAAAAGATTTAGATTCACGCATTGCTTCAAAACTTGCCAATTACTACTTGCAAAGACTAGATTCTAATCCACAATTCCACGATAAAGTGGAGTTTGAAATAGTCTTTTCATGTTATGATTTTAATACGCCAAATAGCCTTACAACACTTCTTAATCATGGCTTTAATAGCAATGAGATAAAAAGACTAGAGTTTGCTTTATTAGAGCTTACAAATCAAATTATTAACACAAAAAATGGCTATTACACAAAAGATTTAGAAAAAGTAGCAAAATTGCAAGATTCCTTTACTAAGATTAAAAACTCTGATTATTCCCTAATCGATAAAATCTATTGGAGTTTGCAGGAATGCAAAAGGCTTGGGACGCTGCCATTTGCAGGTATTGCTAGGGCTGGTTTTGTAGCAGTTTTAATGTTAAATTCTTTAGTTAGCATTGGCTTTTTAAGCGAAGATGAAAAGAATGCTTTTTTACATACACTAAATACGATAAGTAAGCAACTAGCAGAAAGCAGTATGAATCTAAATGCAGAAAATAAAGCAGCATTTTTAGAGAAATTTGGACATTTGCGTGCAGGAAGTTATGATATTTTAAGTCCGCGTTATGATGAGGATTTTGAGCGGTATTTTAACCTTGATAAATTGCATGAGATAGCACAACATACACCATTTTCTCTAAGCACAGATAGACTAGAAAAGCTAGATAGAATCTTAAAAGAGCATGGCTTAAAGATAGATTCTACTGAATTTTTCCATTTTCTAAAAATTGCGATTGAGGGAAGGGAGTATGCGAAGTTTGAGTTTAGCAAGCTTTTATCTTATACACTTGTTTTAATCGGCGAATTAGGGGAGCATTATGGCATTTCAAAAGAGGATATGGCACATCTTGATATACATGATATTTTATCGCTTTATGCTAGTCTGTATTCAAAAAGTCCAAAGCAAAAGCTTTTAGATTCTATCTCTCGTCATAAGGAAGAATATAATCTTACACTAGCGATTAAATTGCCACCTTTAATCACTACAAAAGAGCAAATTTTTGCCTTTCAGACACAACAGGTCATGCCAAACTTTATCACACAAAAGTCAATCACCGCACTAAAAGCCCTGCATACAGATTCTAACTTAGAGGGTAAAATCGTTTTGATTTATGCAGCAGATCCGGGCTTTGACTATCTTTTTACAAAAAATATTGCTGGATTTATCACTTGCTATGGTGGGGCAAACTCTCACATGGCAATAAGGGCTTCAGAGCAAAACATGCCAGCAGTTATTGGCGTAGGCGAAGAGCAGTATCAAAAGTATTGCAAAGCTGAAAGGATAATGATTGATTGTCAAAGCGAACAGATTATTTGTTTATAA
- a CDS encoding gamma-glutamyl-gamma-aminobutyrate hydrolase family protein (Members of this family of hydrolases with an active site Cys residue belong to MEROPS family C26.) — MKKRYIAISQRLYSMKEYNEIRESLAIDWGQFFAIQLHDFLMLPLSYKQDIAPYLPDIAGVILSGGNDLSVCNETPLNKERDIFETNLIDLCIKDSIPLLGVCRGAQMIAYYFNSQITPCKNHVGLHEVTQNLESQPFGRVQGVGVQDNENLESTIKVGGLQVLENKTKNLDFVNYALNPAAHPDLRENLETTQRFITNSFHNYAITELGDGLIALAISSDTKDYSIESFKHKSHNIFGIMWHIERERGMENSEVFQKWKNTLYANSNNKDIK, encoded by the coding sequence ATGAAAAAAAGATATATAGCGATTTCACAGCGACTTTATAGCATGAAAGAATATAATGAAATAAGAGAATCTTTAGCAATAGATTGGGGGCAGTTTTTTGCGATACAATTGCATGATTTTCTTATGTTGCCTTTAAGTTATAAGCAAGATATTGCCCCTTATTTGCCTGATATTGCGGGGGTTATACTTAGTGGTGGGAATGATTTAAGCGTTTGTAATGAGACGCCTTTGAATAAAGAAAGAGATATTTTTGAGACAAATCTTATAGATTTATGCATAAAAGATTCTATCCCTTTGCTTGGGGTCTGTCGTGGAGCACAAATGATCGCTTATTATTTTAACTCACAGATTACCCCTTGTAAAAATCATGTAGGGTTGCATGAAGTTACACAGAATTTAGAATCTCAACCATTTGGGCGGGTGCAGGGCGTAGGGGTGCAAGATAATGAGAATTTAGAATCTACTATTAAAGTAGGCGGGTTGCAAGTTTTAGAAAACAAGACAAAGAATCTAGATTTTGTAAATTACGCCCTAAACCCCGCAGCCCACCCAGATTTAAGAGAGAATCTAGAAACTACACAAAGATTTATCACAAACTCATTTCATAATTATGCTATTACAGAATTAGGCGATGGGCTTATAGCCTTAGCAATCAGCAGTGATACAAAAGATTACAGCATTGAATCTTTTAAGCATAAATCTCACAATATTTTTGGGATTATGTGGCACATAGAAAGAGAGAGGGGTATGGAAAATAGCGAAGTGTTTCAAAAATGGAAAAATACACTTTATGCAAACTCTAATAATAAGGATATAAAATGA
- a CDS encoding sugar phosphate nucleotidyltransferase gives MKAIILAAGFGQRLMPLTQDVPKCMVCYKDKRIIDYALNAMFEAGIEEVCIIGGYKFDVLQKYIESKSLTNIRFYKNENYANTNMVTTLFCAKEFLLECVEKRQDLLVSYADIVYFSDIVKKLMICDYDLGIVVDKAWRKLWSLRFEDPLSDAETLRLCGEKIIELGKKPKDYSEIEGQYIGLFRISHSFLAKVIECYENLDRNAEYDSKDFNNMYMTSFLQLLIDTYHNAYMVETFGNWCEIDFKSDLDIDFIRG, from the coding sequence ATGAAAGCAATCATTCTAGCAGCAGGATTTGGACAAAGGCTAATGCCCCTTACGCAAGATGTGCCAAAATGTATGGTGTGCTACAAGGATAAACGCATTATCGATTATGCTTTAAATGCAATGTTTGAGGCGGGGATAGAAGAGGTTTGCATTATTGGTGGATATAAATTTGATGTATTGCAAAAATATATAGAATCTAAAAGTTTAACAAATATAAGATTCTATAAAAATGAAAACTACGCAAACACAAATATGGTTACAACGCTCTTTTGTGCGAAGGAATTTTTACTTGAATGTGTAGAGAAAAGGCAGGATTTACTCGTATCTTACGCAGATATTGTGTATTTTAGCGATATTGTAAAAAAGCTTATGATATGTGATTATGACTTAGGTATCGTTGTAGATAAAGCATGGCGTAAGCTTTGGAGTTTGAGATTTGAAGATCCATTAAGTGATGCAGAGACTTTGAGGCTTTGTGGTGAAAAGATCATTGAATTAGGCAAAAAGCCAAAGGATTATAGCGAGATAGAAGGGCAATACATTGGACTTTTTAGAATCTCACATAGCTTTCTAGCAAAAGTTATAGAGTGTTATGAGAATCTTGATAGGAATGCAGAATATGATTCTAAAGATTTTAACAACATGTATATGACAAGCTTTTTGCAGCTACTCATTGACACCTATCATAATGCCTATATGGTAGAGACTTTTGGGAACTGGTGCGAGATTGATTTTAAAAGCGATTTAGATATTGATTTTATAAGGGGTTAG
- a CDS encoding adenylyl-sulfate kinase, with product MTKSGLIFITGLSGSGKSTLAKALIQKINEVYNTKAIFLDGDSLRECVGNTDYSKDGREKMSMYYVRTAKMLVEQGFIVVLATISMFESIRKFNRENFTNYLEVYLNVNVDILRLRDSKGYYKDGVDNMAFMQGLVAPTQSDLVFYDDFDSKKAIDEIIEKTQGF from the coding sequence ATGACAAAAAGCGGACTAATATTTATTACTGGACTTAGTGGCAGCGGGAAAAGCACATTAGCAAAAGCACTGATACAAAAAATCAATGAAGTTTATAATACAAAGGCGATTTTTCTTGATGGTGATAGTTTGCGTGAATGTGTAGGCAATACAGATTATAGTAAAGATGGCAGGGAAAAGATGTCAATGTATTATGTCCGCACAGCAAAAATGCTAGTAGAACAAGGCTTTATCGTGGTGTTAGCTACAATATCTATGTTTGAATCTATAAGGAAGTTTAATAGAGAGAATTTTACTAACTATCTTGAAGTATATCTCAATGTTAATGTAGATATTTTGCGGTTAAGAGATAGTAAGGGCTATTATAAAGATGGTGTCGATAATATGGCGTTTATGCAAGGCTTAGTTGCCCCAACACAAAGTGATTTAGTCTTTTATGATGATTTTGATAGCAAAAAAGCAATAGATGAGATAATAGAAAAGACACAAGGGTTTTGA
- a CDS encoding S-adenosylmethionine:tRNA ribosyltransferase-isomerase: protein MSKDLDLSSYDFTLPNDLIATEPIKPKENAKLLIYHNGKITHTTFYELFNYIPKDYLIVLNDTRVINARLFANKLSLESLHKTQILNDLILPTKREIFYHKHLSNNLHLVQIKGKAKLHDIFTLQYNNTNVFIQVVDIKDDGYKVVSFFTLNDEFSLKSNLQNNFTTTNNLALHNDLNMQNNLALNNSTLHNDFTLNKTLTQNNNENLKNHSTQNNKNHNNNKDSTQNSSKVLNNALNLQKLLALKQLKQNILSQEKVLSLLQTCGNIPLPPYMKRESIEKDSKDYQSIFARNEGSVAAPTASLHFSESMFKYLKENYNHAFVTLHVGAGTFKPITCENILNHKIHTESCIIAKKEAQKILESKKILCVGTTAMRSVEWLIRENVAQIENDIIGENAIFLNPFNPPKKVKALLTNFHLPKSSLLMLVSSIIGRKETLRIYEEAIAHKYRFYSYGDGMLII from the coding sequence ATGTCAAAAGATTTAGATTTATCAAGTTATGATTTTACATTACCAAATGATTTGATTGCAACAGAGCCTATCAAACCAAAAGAAAATGCTAAGCTCTTAATCTATCATAATGGTAAAATAACACATACGACATTTTATGAATTATTTAACTATATCCCAAAAGATTATCTCATTGTGTTAAATGATACAAGGGTGATAAATGCAAGACTTTTTGCAAATAAACTCTCTTTAGAATCTCTTCATAAAACACAGATTCTAAACGACTTAATACTCCCAACAAAAAGAGAAATATTCTATCATAAACACCTTTCCAATAATCTTCATTTAGTCCAAATAAAAGGTAAGGCAAAATTGCATGATATTTTTACATTGCAATATAACAATACAAATGTATTTATACAAGTAGTAGATATAAAAGATGATGGATATAAAGTCGTTTCCTTTTTTACACTAAATGATGAGTTTAGTTTAAAGAGTAATTTACAAAACAATTTCACTACAACAAATAATCTAGCATTACATAATGATTTAAATATGCAAAATAATTTAGCCCTAAATAATTCTACTTTACATAATGATTTCACTCTAAACAAGACTTTAACTCAAAATAACAATGAAAATCTAAAAAATCACTCAACACAAAACAACAAAAACCACAATAACAATAAAGATTCCACTCAAAATAGTAGTAAAGTTTTAAACAACGCCTTAAATCTACAAAAACTCCTAGCATTAAAACAATTAAAACAAAACATTCTATCACAAGAAAAAGTTTTATCCCTGTTGCAAACATGTGGCAATATCCCCTTACCACCCTATATGAAACGAGAAAGCATAGAAAAAGATTCTAAAGATTATCAAAGCATTTTTGCTAGAAATGAAGGTTCAGTAGCAGCACCCACTGCAAGTTTGCATTTTTCAGAATCTATGTTTAAATATTTAAAAGAAAACTATAATCATGCGTTTGTAACCCTGCATGTTGGGGCAGGCACTTTTAAACCTATAACTTGTGAGAATATATTAAATCATAAAATACACACAGAATCTTGCATAATCGCAAAAAAAGAAGCACAAAAGATTCTAGAATCTAAAAAGATTCTATGTGTTGGCACGACTGCTATGCGTAGTGTAGAATGGCTTATAAGAGAGAATGTGGCACAGATAGAAAATGATATTATAGGCGAGAATGCGATATTTCTAAACCCATTTAATCCACCTAAAAAAGTAAAAGCTTTGCTTACAAACTTTCATTTACCAAAATCAAGTCTATTAATGCTTGTAAGTAGCATTATCGGTAGAAAAGAAACACTTAGAATCTATGAAGAAGCAATAGCACATAAATACAGATTCTATTCCTATGGCGATGGTATGCTTATTATTTAA
- the lptA gene encoding lipopolysaccharide transport periplasmic protein LptA, which produces MKRYYMILCIFALNLMYAAKPDVIDIVAQNFQSVGNVTTITGNVDIKKGSDRLFADKVIVYTDKARKPLKYEAIGNVRFSIITTDKRELKGKSNRLVYQVKQNEYRLYDNAFVEEIGKPNVLKGDEIVLSGSGDYANIVGKKKAPARVTFTLDKDDE; this is translated from the coding sequence ATGAAAAGATACTATATGATTCTATGTATTTTTGCGTTAAATCTTATGTATGCAGCAAAACCCGATGTGATTGACATTGTGGCACAGAACTTTCAAAGCGTTGGGAATGTAACGACTATTACAGGTAATGTAGATATTAAAAAAGGGAGTGATAGACTCTTTGCTGATAAAGTCATAGTCTATACGGATAAGGCAAGAAAGCCTTTAAAATATGAAGCCATAGGTAATGTAAGATTTAGCATTATCACAACAGATAAAAGAGAGCTAAAAGGTAAATCAAATAGACTTGTATATCAAGTAAAGCAAAATGAATACAGGCTGTATGATAATGCCTTTGTAGAAGAGATAGGTAAGCCAAATGTATTAAAAGGCGATGAGATAGTGCTATCTGGTAGTGGGGATTATGCCAATATTGTAGGCAAAAAGAAAGCCCCAGCAAGAGTTACCTTTACGCTTGATAAAGATGATGAATAA
- a CDS encoding methyl-accepting chemotaxis protein, with the protein MLKTFRSKVLFTLFIFIVCGFGGLYLTIANGFNKMAAKEGKEIAQMIGDSVFQTIRMGMNIGVREVMDAGIEEASKIEGIESISIYRAKSIDEIWGERDSKSIPADIEKIFSTKEQYLDSGTHKGSFTLKKPLIANESCLECHANVKQGDVLGVLDLNISLGSMYDQIDETQTYLLLTMVGAGIFALVGLYVFFERELVKPLNNLRDMAKDLTEGGSGDLTKRIAIKSQDEVGITSTYVNRFIETIQNTISLSKGVSEENTTTCLMLSEIAETLSKNADKQFVLVDKVNILTHEVGKQLDIVEQTTSHTIHDIDDTEATLVEFTTKLQDSINLITELARNQESVVAHVDDLTTHANHIREVISIINDISDQTNVLALNAAIEAARAGEHGRSFAVVADEVKQLAERTRKSLGEISSNVNLVTQSINDMQHTIIAVADSMRTITDTTEPLIIHANDTKDKLKITKDNSLKLKEINNAIVQSTSDLNTMMNDMMSHSESTQAVGHNIHDVVNEMTQKAQLLEDSISKFKT; encoded by the coding sequence ATGCTAAAGACTTTTCGCTCTAAAGTGCTTTTTACTCTTTTTATTTTTATTGTATGTGGTTTTGGTGGGCTTTATTTAACCATTGCAAATGGTTTTAATAAAATGGCAGCAAAAGAGGGGAAAGAAATCGCACAGATGATTGGAGATTCTGTATTTCAAACTATACGCATGGGTATGAATATCGGTGTGCGAGAAGTTATGGATGCAGGTATTGAAGAAGCAAGTAAGATTGAAGGGATAGAATCTATCTCAATATATCGGGCAAAAAGCATTGATGAAATATGGGGAGAAAGAGATTCTAAAAGCATTCCCGCTGATATAGAAAAGATATTTAGCACAAAGGAGCAATATCTTGATAGTGGCACACATAAGGGTAGCTTTACTCTTAAAAAGCCCCTTATTGCCAATGAAAGCTGCCTTGAGTGCCATGCAAATGTAAAACAAGGCGATGTGCTTGGCGTCTTAGATCTTAATATATCTTTAGGTAGTATGTATGACCAAATCGATGAAACACAGACCTACTTGCTTCTTACAATGGTTGGTGCTGGGATTTTTGCCCTTGTTGGATTATATGTCTTTTTTGAGAGAGAGTTGGTAAAACCGCTGAATAATCTAAGAGATATGGCAAAGGATCTAACAGAAGGTGGAAGCGGTGATTTGACAAAGCGAATCGCCATTAAAAGTCAAGATGAAGTGGGCATTACCTCAACCTATGTAAATCGCTTTATAGAAACGATACAAAATACTATATCACTCAGCAAAGGTGTGAGTGAAGAGAATACTACAACATGCCTTATGCTTTCAGAAATCGCTGAAACTTTGTCAAAAAATGCGGATAAGCAATTTGTGCTTGTAGATAAAGTCAATATCCTTACACATGAAGTAGGCAAACAGCTAGATATTGTGGAGCAAACCACAAGCCATACAATCCATGATATTGATGATACAGAAGCGACTTTAGTGGAATTCACTACAAAACTTCAAGATTCTATAAATCTCATTACAGAACTAGCGAGAAATCAAGAAAGCGTTGTAGCCCATGTCGATGACTTAACCACACATGCGAACCACATTAGAGAAGTTATATCTATCATTAATGATATTTCCGATCAAACAAATGTATTAGCATTGAATGCAGCAATAGAGGCAGCAAGGGCTGGAGAGCATGGCAGAAGCTTTGCTGTCGTAGCAGATGAGGTAAAGCAACTAGCAGAACGCACGAGAAAATCACTCGGTGAGATTAGCAGTAATGTAAATCTTGTAACACAAAGTATAAACGACATGCAGCATACAATCATTGCAGTAGCAGATTCTATGCGAACTATCACAGATACCACAGAGCCTTTAATCATACATGCAAACGATACAAAAGATAAGCTAAAAATCACAAAAGACAATTCATTGAAACTAAAAGAGATAAATAATGCCATCGTGCAAAGCACAAGCGATTTAAACACCATGATGAATGATATGATGTCGCATAGTGAAAGCACGCAAGCAGTAGGGCATAATATCCACGATGTCGTAAATGAAATGACACAAAAAGCACAATTGCTAGAAGATTCTATCTCAAAGTTTAAGACTTAA
- a CDS encoding GNAT family N-acetyltransferase produces the protein MQEISICSLKDNPSLLEKAQIFLLKAWADEKSENFYKEVLQCCVKTSDFIPHFLFAIDKDRKIIGCVGIALQDFVSCANLYPFLVALYVEETYRNNGIASMLIGKAKRDCKNAGFSNLYLCSDLCGFYEKFGFVLHSMAYDVFGFNNRIYHCVLES, from the coding sequence ATGCAAGAAATATCTATTTGCTCCCTAAAAGATAATCCAAGTTTGCTAGAGAAAGCACAAATTTTTCTGCTAAAAGCATGGGCAGATGAGAAATCAGAAAACTTTTATAAAGAAGTTTTGCAATGTTGTGTTAAAACAAGCGATTTTATCCCACATTTTCTTTTTGCAATAGATAAAGACAGAAAGATTATTGGTTGTGTTGGTATAGCATTGCAAGATTTTGTCTCATGTGCAAATCTTTATCCATTTTTAGTGGCATTATATGTGGAAGAAACCTATCGCAACAATGGTATTGCAAGCATGCTTATTGGGAAAGCAAAAAGAGATTGCAAAAATGCAGGTTTTAGCAATCTATATCTTTGCAGTGATTTATGTGGTTTTTATGAGAAGTTTGGCTTTGTGCTTCATAGCATGGCTTATGATGTTTTTGGCTTTAATAACCGCATTTATCATTGTGTTTTAGAATCTTAA
- a CDS encoding 3'(2'),5'-bisphosphate nucleotidase CysQ family protein: MQVESFENLAYKTLCIAIEAGKIIMKFHGDTTHIQKADKSPLTQADLESNAYITQHLQAISPYKVCSEEAVLEYNERKDLEYFWLIDPLDGTKDFISGNGNFTINIALLHKNEVALGVVYAPCLYEAYIGLKGFGSFSYNIYDFKNFACMNLEKKSRIEWLKTHKILLAKEYVKKIYGDNLEFLSGVDSHIKQEIRKNIDEYIESSHASKSAESFEKIDSIPLANQKRLLACDSIHHSTKATGEFLQRYNALVLKRGSSLKICALASGIADIYPRMNGTSEWDTAASEIILLESGGITLDLQTKKPLCYNKENIRNNHFVAFAKSHKNGDIYRDIIES, from the coding sequence ATGCAAGTAGAGAGTTTTGAAAATCTAGCTTATAAAACCCTTTGCATAGCTATTGAGGCTGGAAAAATCATTATGAAATTCCATGGTGATACTACACATATACAAAAGGCAGATAAAAGCCCTTTAACACAAGCAGATTTAGAATCTAATGCTTATATTACACAGCATTTACAAGCAATAAGCCCATATAAGGTATGTTCTGAAGAAGCAGTTTTAGAGTATAATGAAAGAAAGGATTTAGAGTATTTTTGGCTTATTGACCCGCTTGATGGCACAAAGGATTTTATAAGCGGCAATGGCAACTTTACAATAAATATTGCTTTATTGCATAAAAATGAAGTCGCACTTGGTGTCGTATATGCCCCTTGCCTTTATGAAGCCTATATTGGCTTAAAAGGCTTTGGTAGCTTTTCATATAATATTTATGATTTTAAAAACTTTGCGTGTATGAATCTTGAGAAAAAATCTCGTATTGAATGGCTTAAAACGCATAAGATTCTACTTGCAAAAGAGTATGTAAAAAAGATTTATGGAGATAATTTAGAGTTTTTAAGTGGCGTAGATTCTCATATTAAACAAGAGATTCGAAAAAATATTGATGAGTATATAGAATCTAGCCATGCTTCTAAAAGTGCAGAGAGTTTTGAGAAAATAGATTCTATACCCCTAGCTAATCAAAAAAGGCTTCTTGCTTGCGACTCTATCCACCATAGCACAAAGGCGACAGGAGAGTTCCTACAAAGATATAATGCCCTTGTGTTAAAGAGAGGCTCATCACTTAAGATTTGTGCGTTAGCAAGTGGTATTGCTGATATTTATCCGCGTATGAATGGCACGAGTGAATGGGATACTGCCGCAAGTGAGATTATTTTACTAGAATCAGGTGGGATTACGCTTGATTTACAGACAAAAAAGCCCTTGTGTTATAATAAGGAAAATATCCGCAATAATCATTTTGTAGCGTTTGCAAAATCACATAAAAATGGTGATATTTATAGGGATATTATTGAATCTTGA